One stretch of Pieris brassicae chromosome 8, ilPieBrab1.1, whole genome shotgun sequence DNA includes these proteins:
- the LOC123713244 gene encoding aminoacylase-1-like, giving the protein MMATNGLLTSTQRNVASDDEAVRNLQAYVRIRSVHPNVNYEACLVYLRGQAAQLGLPVQVFEVVPHKPILIMTWEGQEPALPSILLNSHMDVVPVFEKSWTYPPFEARIVDGVIYGRGVQDMKSVAVQYLESIKRLKNKGVTFKRTIHLSFVPDEEVGGEQGMAQFIKSEHFKKLNIGFALDEGLASPTDHYVVYNGERSIWHVRVICPGMSGHGSLLLPDNCGEKMRFIIDKFMDLRQESKKKLEENPQLTIGDVTSINLTMLKGGIQENVIPEKLTVSFDLRLALSVDFVEFENMIKDWCTKAGANVTYEFVQKDDYVSPTPADSSNGYWMAFKTTIEQLDIPLDLRTFPGGTDSRFIRKTGVPALGFSPMRRTPPGLHEHNESLQISVFLEGIKTYEAVIPAIANV; this is encoded by the exons ATGATGGCAACAAATGGATTATTAACGTCCACTCAAAGAAACGTGGCGAGCGATGATGAAGCTGTCCGTAATCTTCAGGCATATGTACGAATAAGAAGCGTTCATCCGAATGTAAATTATG AGGCATGTCTGGTATATCTTAGAGGTCAAGCCGCACAGCTGGGTTTACCTGTCCAAGTTTTTGAGGTGGTCCCACATAAACCTATACTGATAATGACCTGGGAAGGGCAGGAACCAGCCCTTCCAAGTATTCTCCTCAACTCGCATATGGACGTTGTACCTGTGTTTGAA AAAAGTTGGACATACCCACCATTCGAAGCTCGTATAGTGGACGGAGTTATTTACGGTCGCGGTGTGCAGGACATGAAGTCCGTTGCCGTACAGTACTTGGAGTCAATAAAACGACTCAAAAACAAAGGCGTTACTTTTAAGCGCACAATACACTTGAGTTTTGTTCCAG ACGAAGAAGTCGGGGGAGAACAGGGTATGGCGCAATTTATCAAGTCcgaacattttaaaaagttaaatatcgGTTTTGCGCTAGACGAGGGTCTTGCTAGCCCCACAGATCATTACGTTGTATACAATGGAGAAAGAAGCATTTGGC ATGTAAGAGTAATTTGCCCCGGAATGTCCGGTCACGGCTCTCTACTGTTGCCTGACAATTGTGGTGAAAAG atgcGATTCATCATAGACAAGTTCATGGACCTTCGTCAAGAGTCTAAAAAGAAATTAGAAGAAAACCCTCAATTAACGATCGGCGATGTAACATCCATCAATCTAACAATGCTTAAG GGTGGCATCCAAGAAAACGTAATTCCTGAGAAACTAACCGTCAGTTTTGATTTGCGTTTAGCCTTGTCTGTTGATTTCGTCGAGTTTGAAAATATG ATTAAGGATTGGTGTACGAAAGCTGGAGCAAACGTAACCTACGAGTTCGTTCAAAAGGATGATTATGTCTCACCAACTCCTGCTGATTCCTCCAATGGCTACTGGATGGCTTTTAAGACCACCATTGAACAACT AGATATTCCATTGGACCTTCGAACATTTCCTGGTGGCACCGACTCTCGTTTTATTCGTAAAACAGGCGTCCCTGCCTTAGGATTTTCGCCGATGCGACGTACTCCACCAGGTCTTCATGAACATAATGAAAGTCTTCAAATATCTGTGTTCTTAGAAGGCATCAAAACATATGAAGCTGTTATTCCTGCTATTGCTAATGTGTAA
- the LOC123713063 gene encoding uncharacterized protein LOC123713063, producing MCNLLTLPEEILILIIKQLDLASVNNLYNTCRRTRDVICLFKVMKKCYMSCNRMASAHILQLPFFKDISPFIVNLNLACVSNLNKTLLLSAIRRLKCLTTINVSYTNISIIDFLQIYKNCSTIIDVTLDSIFDKKNVKTLQDVPRNILLMCQDVFEKFKSIHFIGSLLNLVYNTYTLFMLQKTKNIKLKFSISPLHNVLYTRFACDLVPISFDEIVISSVNTEHDIESLNNPHFPHHIDKYEYFLLTMSKSCETQIYCTSLFRDFIKNNYNKDPGSLTSLCEHYPSYKAVFLFWNKETNVFNEGFFSCLQRHLQPYFVYCIDITKNQLVPHNYDRFYIKYEDPLMENPANSHDRIEPSCKKIRLGQPNIVIDYDDIFKEKERIMLSIYFNYSSKQNPIALSPSSNFLTKLTYLSLTGSIPYSSEFFNVLFRCCLQLETLNYEDNFSVNYIKSIARSIPLSKSIKNVRLLGKRIDHRTLIMFLSQCSSLENVHIVELSKENFENNDYRLMFQKCKNLYCLYLYARISENNRNKQLMTLNRAKVKSQQHHISVKVINVDLHGALHSNPFSYLFKI from the coding sequence ATGTGTAACttacttacattgccagaagagATTCTTatacttatcattaaacaATTGGATTTAGCTTCagtgaataatttatataatacctGTAGAAGAACGAGAGATGTGATTTGTCTTTTCAAAGTAATGAAGAAATGTTATATGTCTTGTAACAGAATGGCTTCAGCACATATACTCCAGTTACCATTTTTCAAAGACATTTCCCCTTTTATAGTAAATCTGAATTTGGCCTGTGtaagcaatttaaataaaacgctTTTACTATCTGCAATAAGAAGATTAAAGTGCTTAACAACAATTAATGTGTCATATACTAACATAAGCATTATTgactttttacaaatttataagaACTGTTCTACTATAATAGATGTTACTCTTGATtctatatttgataaaaaaaatgtaaaaactttGCAAGATGTACCAAGGAATATTTTACTGATGTGTCAGGATGTGTTTgagaaatttaaaagcatACATTTTATAGGATCACTGCTAAATTTggtttataatacttatactttgtttatgttacaaaaaactaaaaacattaaattaaaatttagtatcTCTCCACTTCATAATGTGCTGTATACACGATTTGCATGTGACTTGGTGCCAATCAGTTTTGATGAAATTGTAATATCTTCAGTTAATACAGAACATGACATAGAATCTTTGAACAATCCACACTTTCCACACCATATAGATAAATACGAGTACTTTTTACTTACTATGTCAAAATCATGTGAAACTCAAATTTATTGCACATCATTATTTAGAGACttcatcaaaaataattataataaagaccCAGGTTCTTTAACAAGTTTATGTGAGCATTATCCATCCTATAAAGCTGTATTTTTATTCTggaataaagaaacaaatgtatttaatgaaGGTTTCTTTAGTTGCTTACAAAGACATCTTCAGCCTTATTTTGTATACTGCATTGACATAACTAAAAACCAACTTGTCCCACATAATTATGACAGATTTTACATCAAGTATGAGGATCCTCTTATGGAAAATCCAGCTAATAGTCATGATAGAATTGAACCTTCTTGTAAGAAAATAAGATTAGGTCAACCAAATATAGTAATTGATTATGAtgacatttttaaagaaaaagaaagaatCATGTTATCAATTTACTTTAACTATTCTTCAAAACAAAATCCAATAGCCTTATCACCATCATCTAACTTTTTAACcaaattaacatatttaagcTTAACAGGTTCTATACCATATAGTAGTGAATTTTTCAATGTGTTATTTCGTTGCTGTTTACAATTGGAAACATTAAACTATGAAGATAACTTcagtgtaaattatataaaatctattgCTCGATCTATTCCTTTGAGcaagtcaataaaaaatgttagatTATTAGGCAAGAGAATTGATCATCGAACATTGATCATGTTTTTAAGTCAATGCAGTAGTTTAGAAAATGTCCATATAGTAGAGTTAAGCAAAgagaattttgaaaataatgacTATCGACTAATGTTTCAGAagtgtaaaaatttatattgtttatacttATATGCCCGTATAAGTGaaaacaatagaaataaaCAGCTAATGACATTAAATAGGGCAAAGGTAAAATCTCAACAGCATCATATATCGGTTAAAGTAATTAACGTTGACTTGCATGGCGCACTACATAGCAAtccattttcatatttattcaaaatataa
- the LOC123713065 gene encoding UDP-N-acetylglucosamine transferase subunit ALG13 homolog, with translation MTTSKYFEKCFITVGTTRFDLLCNEIVSSPVLQALKRSGCKNITFQIGKSKMDPGDYDLDGIKLHCYRFKDSIENDIKNSDFVISHAGAGSVLEVLNACKPLLVVVNEDLMDNHQLELAEQMQVDGHLFYCTCDTLVCTLDQMDFSLLKPLEKANPTHFLQSMNRLLNIQN, from the coding sequence atgacaacatcgaaatattttgaaaaatgtttcattacTGTTGGCACCACACGATTTGATTTACTTTGCAATGAAATAGTATCGTCTCCTGTTCTGCAAGCCTTAAAGAGATCTGGTTGCAAGAATATTACATTTCAAATTGGAAAAAGTAAAATGGACCCAGGCGACTACGATCTAGATGGAATTAAACTGCATTGTTACAGGTTTAAAGATTCTATAGagaatgatataaaaaattctgATTTCGTCATAAGTCACGCTGGTGCCGGCAGTGTTTTGGAAGTTTTAAATGCATGTAAACCACTCTTGGTAGTCGTAAATGAAGATCTCATGGATAACCATCAACTAGAATTAGCAGAACAAATGCAAGTGGATGGTCATTTATTCTATTGCACTTGTGATACCTTAGTTTGTACTTTAGACCAAATggattttagtttattaaaaccattGGAAAAAGCTAATCCAACACACTTCCTTCAATCAATGAATAGActgttaaatatacaaaattaa
- the LOC123713064 gene encoding transmembrane emp24 domain-containing protein eca — MFIRFSSIIPLLITLDLCCGLYFHIAEGERKCFIEEIPDDTTVLVNYKVELYDPRSGGFMPSSPGIGMHVEVREPNDRILLSRVYSSEGMISFTSTTPGEHVICMYSNSTSWFTGSQLRVHLDIQVGEHAVDYANVAQKDKLTELQLRIRQLLDQVHQITKEQSYQRHREERFRQTSESTNQRVLWWSLLQTGVLLGIGYWQMRHLKSFFEAKKLV; from the exons ATGTTTATTCGTTTTTCATCTATAATACCTCTGCTGATAACATTAGATCTGTGTTGTGGTTTATATTTCCATATAGCAGAAGGTGaaagaaaatgtttcataGAAGAAATACCGGATGATACCACAGTGCTGG tGAATTATAAGGTGGAATTATATGACCCACGATCAGGAGGATTCATGCCTTCTTCTCCTGGCATTGGTATGCATGTTGAGGTTCGAGAACCAAATGATAGAATTCTCTTATCACGTGTTTATTCATCCGAGGGTATGATTTCATTTACTTCAACAACACCTGGAGAACatgtaatttgtatgtattctAACAGTACATCATGGTTTACTGGATCTCAATTAAGG gtACATCTTGATATTCAAGTGGGTGAACATGCTGTTGACTATGCAAATGTAGCACAAAAAGACAAGCTTACTGAGCTGCAGCTCAGAATTAGACAATTGCTGGACCAAGTTCATCAAATCACTAAGGAACAAAGTTACCAAAGA CACCGAGAAGAACGATTCCGACAAACATCTGAAAGTACAAATCAAAGAGTACTTTGGTGGAGTTTATTACAAACTGGTGTTCTTTTGGGAATTGGGTACTGGCAAATGAGGCACCTTAAGAGTTTCTTTGAGGCTAAGAAATTAGTCTAA
- the LOC123713684 gene encoding nuclear pore complex protein Nup107: protein MSFDQSHILHSTQRTPLKGNRVRQLVSREDTLNLTPILNESSYFRSFNDSSLRQILDESSIVLNTGTAGNGLSEIFFEIIQSSRPSDVLDTLARLGQACCDSLELVEPWNRYSAHNYWLVEEANTWKLLHCLYADLLIEHPESFESIITQTTLSQQILVNALFQSDPELRLFQLLVDWLEATAAYQDQATRTTAPVISNNIHWGNTLHQLLLGTSLFNKERNTAMVTRIDPDASTRQNKNIHSDDTKDDNDLCKMVFTELRCGNFKNAVSQCINAGQAWRGAVLQGWKLLHYLPKVESDSTIELNGNKSRDLWKWCALGIATNSSENIHYRAAVGILCGHLQSALTACQGNWEDLLWAHLRVQIETRVDKFLHEHYATAEANTTTPEVLELLQTDLPTSEISLQQIFSAVKSLLDGKKESNYQTCQRHLMLGHIRCVMQDSLLWLQSAEDRFVRFLAHLVLILRQMGKDPQHDTGDIILEKYITQLIENLVEGSCDCPELIAFYISTVPNEKQIILFAELMDKIHNSENRQDTVNAGKTAGIDVAASARVAIKKSITEIQQNYGHIDSTFTQTTVVEKDKTLINKVILSLEWLALQPNQVAEALWLSNAMVRTFIFIGNTEAAINCLGSVKNMFSEVIKQLNPTSSELKEHLCLKAYLEALEGFATWYRHYISGQPKDVEPLPSNATFADKVHHEQKVAQIEQQKARWKNTVLHQSRHTKTLLYNTLLFPGGWLQDENDCTSSQNFSESEQEERIKQLETLRKLCIPEIVILIIKILQSNDDVDNHKEAVQLSDLIAAENRCLYKVFTKAKLQEILERIKESSLILIDKGKDIFGYNLVE, encoded by the coding sequence ATGAGCTTTGATCAAAGTCACATACTACATTCGACACAAAGAACGCCTCTCAAAGGTAATCGCGTAAGACAACTTGTATCTCGTGAAGACACTCTGAATCTTACTCCAATACTCAACGAATCTTCTTACTTTAGATCATTTAACGACAGTAGTTTGAGACAAATTTTGGATGAATCATCAATTGTTCTAAATACTGGAACAGCTGGAAATGGCttaagtgaaatattttttgaaataattcaaTCAAGTCGGCCAAGTGATGTTTTGGATACGTTGGCAAGGTTAGGTCAGGCTTGTTGTGATTCCCTTGAGTTGGTCGAACCATGGAATCGTTACAGTGCACACAATTACTGGTTAGTAGAAGAAGCTAATACCTGGAAACTGCTGCATTGTTTATATGCAGACTTATTAATTGAACATCCAGAATCATTTGAAAGCATTATCACACAAACCACTCTGTCTCAACAAATTTTAGTAAATGCTTTATTTCAAAGTGACCCAGAACTGAGACTTTTTCAGCTACTTGTGGACTGGCTAGAAGCCACAGCTGCATATCAAGACCAGGCAACTAGAACTACAGCTCCAGttatttcaaataacattCATTGGGGTAATACTCTCCATCAATTACTTCTTGGAACAAGTTTGTTcaataaagaaagaaatacAGCCATGGTCACTAGAATAGATCCTGATGCTTCAACccgtcaaaataaaaatattcattctgaTGATACAAAAGATGATAATGACTTATGTAAAATGGTTTTTACTGAACTTCGTTgtggtaattttaaaaatgcagTTTCTCAATGTATAAATGCAGGCCAAGCATGGCGTGGAGCAGTGTTACAAGGATGGaagttattacattatttacctaAAGTAGAATCTGATTCTACCATTGAACTGAATGGAAACAAGTCACGGGATCTCTGGAAATGGTGTGCACTTGGTATAGCTACCAATTCCTCTGAGAATATTCACTACAGAGCAGCAGTTGGAATATTATGTGGTCATTTACAAAGTGCTCTTACAGCATGCCAAGGCAATTGGGAAGATTTGTTGTGGGCTCATTTGAGAGTCCAAATAGAAACTAGAGTGGACAAATTCTTACATGAACACTATGCTACAGCTGAAGCTAATACTACAACACCAGAAGTTCTAGAACTATTACAAACTGACTTGCCCACTTCTGAAATATCTTTGCAACAAATTTTTAGTGCTGTCAAGTCATTATTAGATGGTAAAAAGGAATCAAATTATCAAACTTGTCAAAGACATTTAATGTTGGGACATATTAGATGTGTAATGCAGGACTCTTTACTATGGCTTCAAAGTGCTGAGGACAGATTTGTAAGATTTCTTGCCCATCtggttttaattttacgtCAAATGGGTAAAGATCCTCAACATGATACTGGTGACATTATTCTAGAAAAGTATATAACACAATTGATTGAAAACTTAGTTGAAGGATCATGTGATTGTCCAGAGCTTATTGCTTTCTACATTTCTACTGTCCCAAATGAGAAACAAATAATTCTATTTGCTGAGTTGAtggataaaatacataacagTGAAAACCGACAAGATACAGTGAATGCTGGCAAAACTGCTGGAATTGATGTGGCAGCATCAGCTAGAGTAGCAATTAAAAAGTCCATTACagaaatacaacaaaattatgGACATATTGATAGTACATTCACACAAACAACAGTAGTAGAAAAAGATAAAACACTAATtaacaaagttattttgtCATTAGAATGGCTAGCTCTACAGCCAAATCAAGTAGCAGAGGCACTTTGGTTAAGTAATGCAATGGTTCGaacattcatatttattgGAAACACAGAAGCAGCTATCAATTGCTTAGGTagtgttaaaaatatgttttctgaGGTTATAAAACAACTGAATCCTACTTCCTCTGAGCTAAAAGAACATTTATGCTTAAAAGCTTATTTAGAAGCCCTAGAAGGGTTTGCTACATGGTACAGACATTACATTAGTGGACAGCCCAAGGATGTTGAACCTTTGCCATCAAATGCAACATTTGCTGACAAAGTTCACCATGAACAAAAAGTTGCTCAAATTGAACAACAAAAGGCAAGATGGAAAAATACAGTATTACACCAATCTCGTCACACAAAAACCTTACTGtataacactttattattCCCAGGAGGTTGGCTTCAAGATGAAAATGATTGTACATCTTCACAAAACTTTTCAGAATCAGAACAAGAAGaaagaataaaacaattagaaaCATTGAGAAAGTTATGTATACCAGAAATTGtgattttgattataaaaattttacaaaGCAATGATGATGTTGATAATCACAAAGAAGCAGTGCAGTTAAGTGATTTGATAGCAGCAGAAAATCGCTGTTTATACAAAGTTTTCACCAAAGCAAAACTACAAGAAATTTTAGAGAGGATTAAAGAATCAAGTTTAATTCTTATAGATAAAGGAAAAGATATTTTTGGATATAATTTAgttgaataa
- the LOC123713686 gene encoding DDRGK domain-containing protein 1 isoform X2, translating to MDPFIIAAIVSGIVLIILIIAFLRVSQVNTKHAARPRAVAQRDGGPGRVQAVRNQRARMRANAARHAAPLDEEPIIHEEVEDEDRSDVQTMEIDDKMGAKKRAKMEAKLEKKKAREAEEKMREIKKQRDLELEEERKKLEEKQEEEERKIKEALHKAEEERKKQEQEEYEALKAAFTVEGEGFDENEQEDASNLLRNFIEYIKTQKVVLLEDLAVHFKLKTQAVIDRITELQESGELTGVIDDRGKFIYIALTELEAVAKFIKQRGRVSISELAESSNQLINLNPVTVST from the exons ATGGATCCATTCATAATTGCTGCTATTGTTAGTGGTATtgttctaattattttaattattgcattTCTTCGTGTGTCACAAGTTAATACGAAAC ATGCCGCAAGACCAAGAGCTGTTGCTCAAAGAGATGGAGGTCCAGGAAGAGTCCAAGCGGTAAGAAATCAACGGGCTCGTATGAGAGCAAATG CTGCACGACATGCTGCTCCACTTGATGAAGAGCCTATCATTCATGAAGAAGTAGAAGATGAAGACAGATCTGATGTCCAGACAATGGAAATTGATGATAAAATGGGAGCAAAG AAAAGAGCTAAAATGGAAGCTAAACTGGAGAAAAAAAAAGCTAGAGAAGCAGAAGAAAAGATGAGagagataaaaaaacaacgtGATTTAGAATTAGAAGAGGAACGTAAGAAATTAGAAGAAAAACAAGAg gaagaggaaagaaaaattaaagaagCTCTCCATAAAGCAGAAGAAGAGAGAAAGAAACAAGAACAAGAGGAATATGAAGCATTAAAGGCTGCATTTACTGTTGAAGGTGAAGGGTTTGATGAAAATGAGCAAGAAGATGCATCTAATCTTCTGCGTAACTTTATAGAGTATATTAAG ACACAAAAAGTAGTTCTACTTGAAGATCTTGCAGTACATTTCAAACTAAAAACACAAGCAGTTATTGACCGAATTACTGAACTGCAAGAATCAGGCGAGTTAACAGGTGTTATTGATGACAgaggaaaatttatttatattgcctTGACAGAATTAGAGGCTGTAGCCAAGTTTATTAAACAAAGAGGCAGAGTGTCGATATCAGAATTAGCAGAGAGCAGTAACCAATTAATAAATCTGAATCCTGTCACAGTCTCCACataa
- the LOC123713686 gene encoding DDRGK domain-containing protein 1 isoform X1, translated as MDPFIIAAIVSGIVLIILIIAFLRVSQVNTKLVLDAARPRAVAQRDGGPGRVQAVRNQRARMRANAARHAAPLDEEPIIHEEVEDEDRSDVQTMEIDDKMGAKKRAKMEAKLEKKKAREAEEKMREIKKQRDLELEEERKKLEEKQEEEERKIKEALHKAEEERKKQEQEEYEALKAAFTVEGEGFDENEQEDASNLLRNFIEYIKTQKVVLLEDLAVHFKLKTQAVIDRITELQESGELTGVIDDRGKFIYIALTELEAVAKFIKQRGRVSISELAESSNQLINLNPVTVST; from the exons ATGGATCCATTCATAATTGCTGCTATTGTTAGTGGTATtgttctaattattttaattattgcattTCTTCGTGTGTCACAAGTTAATACGAAAC TGGTTTTAGATGCCGCAAGACCAAGAGCTGTTGCTCAAAGAGATGGAGGTCCAGGAAGAGTCCAAGCGGTAAGAAATCAACGGGCTCGTATGAGAGCAAATG CTGCACGACATGCTGCTCCACTTGATGAAGAGCCTATCATTCATGAAGAAGTAGAAGATGAAGACAGATCTGATGTCCAGACAATGGAAATTGATGATAAAATGGGAGCAAAG AAAAGAGCTAAAATGGAAGCTAAACTGGAGAAAAAAAAAGCTAGAGAAGCAGAAGAAAAGATGAGagagataaaaaaacaacgtGATTTAGAATTAGAAGAGGAACGTAAGAAATTAGAAGAAAAACAAGAg gaagaggaaagaaaaattaaagaagCTCTCCATAAAGCAGAAGAAGAGAGAAAGAAACAAGAACAAGAGGAATATGAAGCATTAAAGGCTGCATTTACTGTTGAAGGTGAAGGGTTTGATGAAAATGAGCAAGAAGATGCATCTAATCTTCTGCGTAACTTTATAGAGTATATTAAG ACACAAAAAGTAGTTCTACTTGAAGATCTTGCAGTACATTTCAAACTAAAAACACAAGCAGTTATTGACCGAATTACTGAACTGCAAGAATCAGGCGAGTTAACAGGTGTTATTGATGACAgaggaaaatttatttatattgcctTGACAGAATTAGAGGCTGTAGCCAAGTTTATTAAACAAAGAGGCAGAGTGTCGATATCAGAATTAGCAGAGAGCAGTAACCAATTAATAAATCTGAATCCTGTCACAGTCTCCACataa
- the LOC123713685 gene encoding KAT8 regulatory NSL complex subunit 1, with the protein MAPALTVTPQTTHYDVVNETEILAHRRRALASVNNLSTHMEEDDMGLQNQPSLAKDSQEMEQILVDLGNSDLVQADLLQAIKTLESGGDVLSTGDPDAIFPLSSFDLPETVDSEGDAAEDKIRLLQARLERRCAFLLRRLRILQARSVGKRVAEEVTQTFEKCTRGARKDGGGRPIGLKAFIKRVDTTSGLQASAASRTVVGPKYYNASTSRGDATRSASLGVPSGTLNGLEDTAGSLRFHLSVVKQQLDSDATDSSSGAESNDEAVVYNNQHQQHMPIEKRALWSWQKARASIATRWCWLQAQIQELEYKIRQHSDLHKQVREAKGRIEFEGEPVGYEGSLPGDDSPCTCARIRPLRRETFKKRKLLQMHNLHLATTKAAKPSDVKCSCVNPLESCAVCTGRAESTQPQPPFSTLSPAQRLALVDPSYHPVLSTIKDVPPSVHMSALTSRPWFRSRIKSYRGAHNSSITKQTIQASQPTQATSMTTKRHPTRLKRGRPPLSRKVKERDRDDDTSTSGQERGRGRASTESRGWRRQSFDIDNIVIPQSIAANTRPEILTYKEILTPKWRIMDISRPKLNNGINNSNRMSVDGSEEEDVSEMSLYQRHARAETQERNRFLRKQRSRRNNAEPPLDPVPVQNHTQKPQPNIVLQNNQQSSEAENPYTPRSFPLQDEVYQDMLSFMPESYQPSCSPSPIPSPQEEELEDSSTLSPASLLMYEGDDPDDAEWNPSAEKSERKKSILK; encoded by the exons ATGGCCCCGGCGCTTACTGTAACTCCGCAAACGACACATTACGACGTGGTCAACGAGACTGAAATATTAGCCCACCGAAGACGGGCCCTTGCGTCCGTCAATAACCTCTCAACACACATGGAGGAAGATGATATGGGGCTGCAGAACCAGCCTAGTTTGGCGAAAGATTCGCAGGAGATGGAACAAATCCTTGTGGATCTGGGCAATAGTGACTTAGTTCAAGCTGATTTGCTTCAAGCTATTAAAACTCTGGAGAGTGGGGGAGATGTTTTGTCAACTGGTGATCCAGATGCTATATTTCCTCTGTCAAGCTTTGATTTGCCTGAAACGGTTGATTCAGAAGGTGATGCAGCTGAGGATAAAATCAGACTTTTGCAGGCTAGGTTAGAACGAAGATGTGCATTTTTGTTAAGAAGATTAAGAATATTACAAGCTCGTTCTGTTGGAAAAAGAGTAGCTGAAGAAGTCACACAAACCTTTGAAAAATGTACTCGAGGTGCAAGAAAAGATGGTGGTGGACGACCAATAGGTTTAAAAGCCTTTATTAAAAGAGTCGATACCACATCCGGCCTACAAGCAAGTGCTGCTTCTAGGACTGTAGTTGgtccaaaatattataatgctAGTACTTCTAGAGGTGATGCAACCAGATCTGCATCTTTAGGGGTTCCTTCAGGCACATTAAATGGCTTAGAGGATACAGCTGGTAGCTTGCGTTTTCATTTATCAGTGGTGAAGCAACAATTAGATTCAGATGCAACTGATTCTTCATCTGGAGCAGAGAGTAATGACGAGGctgttgtatataataacCAACATCAACAGCACATGCCTAT tgaGAAAAGAGCATTATGGTCTTGGCAAAAGGCTCGTGCATCAATTGCAACACGTTGGTGCTGGCTACAGGCACAGATTCAGGAGttggaatataaaataagacagCACAGTGATTTGCATAAGCAG gtcCGCGAGGCAAAGGGTCGTATAGAATTTGAAGGTGAACCTGTCGGTTATGAAGGGAGCCTCCCAGGCGATGATTCTCCCTGCACCTGCGCCAGAATACGACCCTTGCGTCGGGAGACGTTTAAGAAACGAAAGTTATTGCAAATGCACAATCTGCATCTTGCTACTACTAAAGCGGCTAAACCCAGTGATGTTAA gTGCAGCTGCGTGAACCCATTGGAGTCGTGCGCTGTCTGCACGGGCCGAGCCGAGTCCACTCAGCCGCAGCCGCCTTTCTCTACATTGTCTCCTGCGCAACGCCTAGCTCTCGTCGATCCCAGCTACCATCCTGTGCTTAGCACTATAAAAG ATGTGCCACCATCAGTTCACATGAGCGCGCTCACGTCTCGTCCGTGGTTCCGGTCTCGCATCAAGTCCTATCGCGGCGCGCATAATTCATCTATCACAAAACAAACGATTCAAGCTTCGCAGCCCACACAGGCAACTTCAATGACTACCAAACGACATCCTACCA GATTGAAACGAGGCAGACCGCCGCTATCCCGCAAAGTTAAAGAGCGTGATCGTGACGACGATACTTCGACATCTGGACAAGAACg TGGGCGCGGTCGAGCAAGCACAGAATCGCGCGGCTGGAGGCGGCAGTCGTTCGATATCGATAACATCGTGATACCACAAAGCATCGCTGCTAACACACGGCCTGAAATACTCACCTATAAGGAGATTCTAACGCCTAA ATGGCGAATAATGGATATATCAAGACCTAAATTGAATAATGGGATTAACAATTCCAATCGTATGTCGGTAGACGGAAGTGag gaAGAAGATGTATCTGAAATGTCACTATATCAGCGACACGCCCGCGCTGAAACCCAAGAGAGGAACCGATTTCTGCGCAAACAGCGGTCGAGAAGGAATAACGCTGAACCACCCTTAGACCCAGTACCTGTACAAAATCATACACAGAAACCACAGCCAAACATAGTACTACAAAACAACCAACAAAGCAGTgag gCTGAGAACCCATATACACCACGGAGTTTCCCGCTACAAGACGAAGTTTACCAGGACATGTTATCTTTCATGCCCGAGTCATACCAGCCCAGCTGTAGTCCATCTCCGATTCCGTCACCTCAGGAAGAAGAATTGGAAGATTCCAGCACATTATCACCAGCATCCCTACTTATGTATGAAGGGGATGACCCCGATGATGCAGAATGGAATCCGAGTGCGGAGAAATCGGAGCGTAAGAAAAGTATACTAAAGTAA